A window of the Cystobacter ferrugineus genome harbors these coding sequences:
- a CDS encoding SagB family peptide dehydrogenase yields MEQGEDGPRLWDQDEPLSLGVLPRAIWDAFALLSGGSMSEEALVGHVERAGGFQAVVFLHVILARLARRGALRYLVQGPSGTLATLEPLSPRFELSSQPLASARRLRLSRFAHVRRNGDALVLESPRAHGRVVLGHAAALVLLAGLAMPTAPSAAVERLAPHEVPAALTLLELLFRTGFVLAAEPDGSTEEERHPALALWEFHDLLFHAGSRRRLHGRRVGATYRLAGTVASLPAVPPPSEPAIALPRPDLERLARRDPPLVEAMERRRSHREPGTRGLTLAHLGELLYRCARVRQVRPGERDEESSRPYPSGGARHPLETYVAVGQCEGIEPGLYHHDAAGHRLEQRSGWTPTVRALLADAQVGSRPPQVLLILSARFARTSFKYESIAYALVLKEAGVLLQSLSLAATAMGLAACVVGRGNPELFEHAAITDGVAESSVAEFALHGCIPSEEQVLAEPHSRP; encoded by the coding sequence ATGGAACAGGGCGAGGACGGCCCCCGGCTGTGGGATCAGGATGAACCGCTCTCCCTGGGCGTCCTGCCGCGGGCGATCTGGGATGCCTTCGCATTGCTCTCGGGCGGGAGCATGTCCGAGGAGGCGCTCGTCGGGCATGTGGAGAGGGCAGGCGGCTTTCAGGCCGTGGTGTTCCTGCATGTCATCCTGGCGAGGCTCGCGCGGCGAGGCGCCCTTCGCTATCTCGTCCAGGGTCCCTCGGGAACACTCGCCACACTGGAGCCTCTGTCGCCTCGGTTCGAGCTGTCGTCCCAGCCGCTGGCCTCGGCGCGGCGGCTCCGGCTCTCGCGCTTCGCACATGTCCGCAGGAATGGGGACGCACTGGTCCTCGAGAGCCCTCGCGCTCATGGCCGGGTGGTGCTGGGTCATGCGGCCGCCCTGGTGCTGCTGGCCGGGCTCGCGATGCCAACGGCGCCTTCCGCCGCGGTGGAGCGGCTCGCTCCCCACGAAGTCCCCGCCGCCCTGACCCTGTTGGAACTGCTCTTTCGCACCGGTTTCGTCCTGGCCGCGGAGCCCGATGGGAGCACCGAGGAGGAGCGCCACCCCGCTCTGGCCCTCTGGGAGTTTCACGATCTGCTCTTCCACGCGGGCTCCCGCCGAAGGCTCCACGGGCGGCGCGTGGGGGCCACCTACCGTCTGGCCGGCACGGTGGCTTCGCTTCCAGCAGTACCTCCTCCCTCCGAGCCGGCCATCGCGCTGCCCCGTCCCGACCTCGAGCGGTTGGCGCGGCGCGATCCACCCCTCGTCGAGGCCATGGAGCGTCGCCGCTCCCACCGAGAGCCTGGAACGCGGGGCCTCACGCTCGCTCACCTGGGAGAACTCTTGTACCGGTGCGCGCGTGTGAGACAGGTGCGTCCAGGCGAGCGCGACGAGGAGTCCAGTCGCCCCTATCCCTCCGGTGGCGCCCGCCATCCCTTGGAAACCTACGTCGCTGTGGGGCAGTGTGAGGGGATCGAGCCCGGTCTCTATCATCATGATGCCGCCGGTCACCGGCTCGAACAGCGCAGTGGGTGGACGCCCACCGTGCGGGCCCTGCTGGCGGATGCCCAGGTGGGATCTCGTCCGCCACAGGTCCTGCTGATCCTCTCGGCCCGGTTCGCGCGGACTTCCTTCAAGTACGAGTCCATCGCCTACGCGCTCGTCCTCAAGGAAGCGGGAGTCCTGCTCCAGTCCCTCTCATTGGCCGCCACGGCCATGGGACTCGCCGCCTGTGTGGTGGGTCGTGGTAACCCGGAACTTTTCGAGCACGCTGCCATCACGGATGGTGTGGCGGAGTCCTCGGTCGCGGAGTTCGCCCTCCACGGATGTATCCCCAGCGAGGAGCAGGTCTTGGCAGAGCCGCACTCCAGGCCATAA
- a CDS encoding amidohydrolase family protein yields the protein MASQLPILDSEAHVIEPLDLWNKYLEPAFQARAPTFREARRSQEEDGHNDVVNMARFHYACAREGLSPEAVQRALDMSSPGFHNMEIDGELLLGPVAQRVWHRGAMQALVHYLPQMLAGYDAASHVDTLRAMGVERAYLYPTKGLFLFAVDTLDPALTAALVRAYNDWLREFTAHAPEFLRGVGALCQHDPDQMVSELERVASWGWKAVMLRPNPVRGRMLSDPAHERFWTRCEELDVAVGVHEGTHARVPTLGSDRFQTHFARHVCSHPLEQMTALLALIEGGVLERHPRLRVGFLEAGCGWLPYWLSRLDAKYADVKWEVRDNVRMKPSDYFRRQCFITCEANEPGIELVIDMVGESRVLFGSDYPHVDHPPRIREDSALLVQRLTPAVARQVLWDNGRRFYEGRG from the coding sequence ATGGCATCTCAACTGCCCATCCTGGATTCAGAAGCTCACGTCATTGAACCCCTGGACCTGTGGAACAAATACCTGGAGCCTGCCTTCCAGGCACGAGCCCCCACGTTCCGCGAGGCTCGACGCTCCCAGGAGGAGGATGGACACAACGACGTCGTGAACATGGCGCGTTTCCATTACGCCTGTGCCAGGGAGGGGCTCTCTCCCGAGGCGGTGCAGCGGGCGCTCGACATGTCGAGCCCTGGCTTCCACAACATGGAGATCGACGGCGAGCTGCTGCTGGGGCCCGTGGCCCAGCGTGTCTGGCATCGCGGCGCCATGCAGGCGCTCGTGCATTATCTGCCGCAGATGCTGGCGGGGTATGACGCGGCCTCGCACGTGGACACGCTGCGCGCCATGGGCGTGGAGCGAGCCTATCTGTACCCGACGAAGGGGCTTTTCCTGTTCGCCGTGGACACGCTCGACCCGGCGCTGACAGCGGCACTGGTGCGCGCGTACAACGACTGGCTCCGGGAGTTCACGGCCCATGCTCCGGAGTTCCTGCGCGGGGTGGGAGCGCTGTGCCAGCACGACCCGGACCAGATGGTCTCCGAGCTGGAGCGGGTCGCCTCCTGGGGCTGGAAGGCCGTGATGCTCCGTCCCAATCCCGTGCGTGGACGGATGTTGAGTGATCCCGCCCACGAGCGCTTCTGGACGCGCTGTGAAGAGCTGGACGTGGCGGTCGGCGTGCATGAGGGAACCCACGCCCGGGTCCCCACACTGGGAAGCGATCGTTTCCAGACGCACTTCGCCAGGCACGTCTGCTCCCACCCCCTGGAGCAGATGACGGCCCTGCTGGCGCTCATCGAGGGGGGAGTGCTCGAACGCCATCCAAGACTTCGCGTCGGGTTCCTGGAGGCGGGCTGTGGCTGGCTCCCCTATTGGCTGTCGCGCCTCGACGCCAAATACGCAGACGTGAAATGGGAGGTCCGGGACAATGTCCGGATGAAGCCCTCGGACTACTTCCGGCGGCAATGTTTCATCACCTGCGAGGCGAACGAGCCTGGAATCGAGCTGGTCATCGACATGGTCGGCGAGAGCCGCGTCCTCTTCGGCTCGGACTACCCCCACGTCGATCATCCCCCCCGCATCCGCGAGGACAGCGCCCTGCTCGTGCAGCGGCTCACTCCCGCGGTCGCCAGACAGGTCCTCTGGGACAACGGCCGCCGTTTCTACGAGGGACGAGGCTGA
- the ettA gene encoding energy-dependent translational throttle protein EttA gives MAQNFIFTMQDLRKVKGGKDILKGIYLSFFPGAKIGVIGPNGAGKSTLLRIMAGVDKEFFGVAKPDPGARVGYLAQEPQLDPTLDVKGNVELGLKPIRVLLDRFNEVSAKFAEPMDDAAMEKLLAEQGRLQDAIDASNGWELDRTLEMAMDALRLPPGDADVTKLSGGEKRRVALCRILLEKPDLLLLDEPTNHLDAESVAWLEQALKEYKGTIVCITHDRYFLDNVAEWILELDRGEGVPWKGNYSSWLEQKQKRLELEEKTESARQKTLKRELEWVRASPKARQAKSKARIAAYEQLLNQTQEKRDPTGEVTIPPGPQLGGLVVEAKGLRKAFGDRLLIDDLNFKLPPGGIVGIIGPNGAGKTTLFRMLTGVEKPDGGELRIGETVKLAYVDQSRDALNGDKSVFEEVSGGLDFLDLGRAGQMPSRAYLAGFAFKGQDQQKRVKDLSGGERNRVHLAKMLKSGGNVLLLDEPTNDLDVETLRSLEEALLNFAGCAVVISHDRWFLDRIATHILAFEGDSRVFFFEGNFEDYEADKKKRLGPESLEPHRIRYRPLTKS, from the coding sequence ATGGCCCAGAACTTCATCTTCACCATGCAGGACTTGCGCAAGGTCAAGGGAGGCAAGGACATCCTCAAGGGCATCTACCTGTCCTTCTTCCCGGGCGCGAAGATCGGCGTCATCGGCCCCAATGGCGCCGGTAAGTCGACGCTGCTGCGCATCATGGCCGGCGTGGACAAGGAGTTCTTCGGCGTGGCCAAGCCGGACCCCGGCGCGCGCGTGGGCTACCTGGCCCAGGAGCCGCAGCTCGACCCCACACTGGACGTGAAGGGCAACGTGGAGCTGGGCCTCAAGCCCATCCGCGTGCTGCTGGATCGCTTCAACGAAGTGAGCGCGAAGTTCGCCGAGCCCATGGACGATGCCGCCATGGAGAAGCTCCTGGCCGAGCAGGGCCGGCTGCAGGACGCCATCGACGCGAGCAACGGCTGGGAGTTGGATCGCACCCTGGAGATGGCCATGGACGCGCTGCGTCTGCCGCCCGGGGACGCGGACGTGACGAAGCTGTCCGGTGGTGAGAAGCGCCGCGTGGCGCTCTGCCGCATCCTCCTGGAGAAGCCGGACCTGCTCCTGCTCGACGAGCCCACCAACCACCTGGACGCCGAGAGCGTGGCGTGGCTGGAGCAGGCGCTCAAGGAGTACAAGGGCACCATCGTCTGCATCACCCACGACCGCTACTTCCTCGACAACGTGGCCGAGTGGATCCTCGAGCTGGACCGCGGCGAGGGCGTGCCCTGGAAGGGCAACTACTCGAGCTGGCTGGAGCAGAAGCAGAAGCGGCTGGAGCTGGAGGAGAAGACGGAGAGCGCGCGGCAGAAGACGCTCAAGCGCGAGCTCGAGTGGGTGCGCGCCTCGCCCAAGGCGCGTCAGGCCAAGAGCAAGGCGCGCATCGCGGCGTACGAGCAGCTTCTCAACCAGACGCAGGAGAAGCGCGACCCCACGGGCGAGGTGACCATTCCGCCCGGGCCGCAGCTCGGCGGGCTGGTGGTGGAGGCCAAGGGGCTGCGCAAGGCGTTCGGGGACCGGTTGCTCATCGACGACCTGAACTTCAAGCTGCCGCCGGGCGGCATCGTGGGCATCATCGGACCGAACGGCGCGGGCAAGACGACGCTGTTCCGCATGCTCACGGGCGTGGAGAAGCCGGACGGGGGCGAGCTGCGCATCGGCGAGACGGTGAAGCTGGCGTACGTGGACCAGAGCCGCGACGCGCTCAATGGGGACAAGAGTGTCTTCGAGGAGGTGAGCGGCGGATTGGACTTCCTGGACCTGGGCCGGGCGGGACAGATGCCGAGCCGCGCGTACCTGGCGGGCTTCGCCTTCAAGGGGCAGGATCAGCAGAAGCGGGTGAAGGACCTGTCGGGCGGCGAGCGCAACCGGGTGCACCTGGCGAAGATGCTCAAGAGCGGCGGCAACGTGCTGCTGCTCGACGAGCCGACGAACGACCTGGACGTGGAGACGCTGCGCAGCCTGGAGGAGGCGCTGCTCAACTTCGCGGGCTGCGCGGTGGTCATCAGCCACGACCGCTGGTTCCTGGACCGCATCGCCACGCACATCCTGGCGTTCGAGGGCGACAGCCGGGTGTTCTTCTTCGAGGGCAACTTCGAGGACTACGAGGCGGACAAGAAGAAGCGCCTGGGCCCCGAGTCCCTGGAGCCGCACCGCATCCGCTACCGCCCGCTCACCAAGAGCTGA
- a CDS encoding protein kinase domain-containing protein, whose amino-acid sequence MSTPDEIFPPGYRLGRYEILQRVGVGGMGVVYQARDVERGTIVALKTLHRLEPGALLRLKNEFRFMANVNHPNLVSLHELMSVDDRWFFTMEYIDGEDLWVRLQRAVQESSGATSLPPSHTVTSEKNINQDATATMATVPDTSPGSEGALGAGSFAVTPPRPLLPDEEIRRIFRQIALAIDALHSARKLHCDIKPRNVVLARDGRVVLVDFGLSKNRAEPSVSELAGTPSYISPEQIAGLPPSEASDWFSFGVMLYETLTGRKAYSRSRLMAGKALIEPPTLPPSKEVPEDLGALCRALLQRDPSLRPKGHEVLSLLGQATDAPLAAESRDSGLIGREQHLAALWDAYTAVGVGSRTVVVHVHGLSGMGKTALVHRFFAAIGEQRGAIVLGGRCYERESVPYKAFDPLIDALARYLQTLPLAEAQTLAPQHLPELLRIFPVLRHVEAFSRVEPSSTDSGRDQQELRLRAFRGFKELLGRLAQNNRVVLHIDDLQWGDQDSIIALGELIDPPDAPRLLLVCGYRTGEGEAAGLLEAHRARGAVLENPLDVREVVLGPLTEEQSRQLAASLLQVDETDPRVHAIAREAHGSPFFIEELVQYTRSRGAQGADLASVTLEQVVLRRVEQLPEHVRRLLELVAVAGRPVEQGLVSDAAGIQMDPHAPWTLLRSANLVRTRGARVEDLVECYHDRIRESVSNHLAAPVLTGHHLKLATLLEDRGGAEPEHLALHFRGAGVRDKAGRYAAMAGDRAASALAFERAAQLYRDALECLPGEVALVEKRADALVNAGRCAEAAPLYLDVARSAGSEEALELRRRAAEQYLVSGCMREGTEILSPLVTELGLSYPATLQDALQGIIEHSIQLQGGGYRLKEQPDGAGSPLLLRQADVAWSASKGLGSVDILRGGYYSTRSTLLSAQAGDARRTARGLAILGLVTVARATPADVEAGNLMFAEGERLLSALGDEPYLTGLYKVTRGTAEMALGHWRVADGLLMEGDQLLQERCAGIAWELSQARMCDVYSLGQLGLLREAASRGNRWLRIAEETGDLFGGVSLEIHTGDALLAADQPEAAIEQLRGALSKWSSELFTPQNLYGVVDLAKCELYKGDAAAAWKVVDGAWQTALAANAMGWQFTRVQGLYFHAGAALALACQQPSERERMLAIVSQEAQQLQQEGRHYSRASAALLLAGAAMTRGQPEEALRELEAAIAGFTEADMALYVACARWHKGRLLGGDEGRALVAEAEAVMHEQGIRHAGRWVDVFAPGFPMR is encoded by the coding sequence GTGAGCACGCCTGACGAGATTTTCCCGCCGGGCTACCGGCTCGGCCGGTATGAGATTCTCCAGCGCGTGGGTGTGGGGGGCATGGGGGTTGTCTACCAGGCGCGTGACGTCGAGCGCGGCACGATCGTGGCGCTCAAGACGTTGCACCGGTTGGAGCCGGGCGCGCTCCTGCGGTTGAAGAACGAGTTCCGGTTCATGGCGAATGTGAACCACCCGAACCTCGTGTCGCTCCATGAGCTGATGTCGGTGGATGATCGGTGGTTCTTCACCATGGAGTACATCGACGGGGAGGATCTCTGGGTGCGGCTGCAGCGGGCCGTCCAGGAGAGCTCAGGGGCCACCTCCCTCCCGCCCTCTCACACGGTCACCTCCGAGAAGAACATCAACCAGGACGCGACCGCCACCATGGCGACCGTCCCGGACACCTCGCCCGGTTCGGAGGGCGCCCTGGGCGCTGGTTCATTCGCGGTGACTCCTCCCCGGCCGCTGCTGCCAGACGAGGAGATCCGGCGCATCTTCCGGCAGATCGCCCTCGCCATCGACGCACTGCACTCCGCCCGGAAGCTCCACTGTGACATCAAGCCTCGCAACGTCGTCCTGGCGCGCGACGGGCGGGTGGTGCTGGTGGACTTCGGCCTGTCGAAGAACCGGGCGGAGCCGAGTGTGAGCGAGCTGGCCGGTACCCCCTCCTACATCTCACCCGAGCAGATCGCCGGACTTCCCCCCTCCGAAGCGAGCGACTGGTTCTCCTTCGGGGTGATGCTCTACGAGACGCTCACCGGGAGAAAGGCCTACTCGCGCAGCCGGCTGATGGCTGGCAAGGCCCTGATCGAGCCGCCGACCCTTCCTCCCTCGAAAGAGGTGCCGGAGGATCTGGGCGCGCTGTGCCGCGCGCTGCTGCAACGCGACCCGTCCCTGCGGCCCAAGGGGCACGAGGTGCTGTCCCTGCTGGGGCAGGCCACGGACGCGCCGCTCGCGGCGGAGTCTCGGGACAGCGGACTGATTGGCCGCGAGCAGCACCTCGCCGCCCTGTGGGACGCCTACACGGCCGTGGGAGTCGGCAGCCGGACGGTCGTCGTCCACGTCCATGGCCTCTCCGGCATGGGCAAGACGGCGCTCGTGCACCGCTTCTTCGCGGCCATTGGGGAGCAGCGTGGCGCCATCGTCCTCGGCGGGCGGTGCTACGAGCGCGAATCCGTCCCCTACAAGGCCTTCGATCCCCTCATCGACGCACTCGCCCGCTATCTACAGACACTGCCCCTGGCCGAGGCGCAGACGCTGGCGCCGCAGCACCTGCCCGAGTTGCTGCGCATCTTCCCCGTGCTGCGCCACGTGGAGGCCTTCTCGCGTGTGGAGCCCAGCTCCACGGACTCGGGCCGCGATCAGCAAGAGCTTCGTCTGCGAGCCTTCCGCGGCTTCAAGGAACTGTTGGGGCGCCTGGCCCAGAACAACCGGGTGGTCCTCCACATCGATGACCTCCAGTGGGGAGATCAGGACAGCATCATCGCGTTGGGCGAGTTGATCGATCCGCCAGACGCTCCGCGGCTGTTGTTGGTGTGTGGCTACCGCACGGGGGAGGGGGAGGCCGCGGGACTGCTCGAGGCGCACCGTGCACGCGGCGCCGTGTTGGAGAACCCGCTCGATGTGCGCGAGGTGGTCCTCGGTCCCCTCACGGAGGAGCAATCGCGTCAGCTCGCGGCTTCCTTGCTCCAGGTGGACGAGACGGATCCCCGGGTCCACGCCATCGCCCGAGAGGCGCACGGGAGTCCCTTCTTCATCGAGGAGCTGGTGCAGTACACGCGCTCGCGGGGCGCGCAGGGGGCGGACCTGGCCTCGGTGACGCTGGAGCAGGTGGTGCTGCGCCGGGTGGAGCAGCTGCCCGAGCACGTGCGCCGCCTCCTGGAGTTGGTGGCCGTGGCTGGGAGGCCGGTGGAGCAGGGGCTCGTGTCGGACGCGGCCGGGATTCAAATGGATCCGCACGCTCCATGGACCCTCCTGCGCTCCGCCAACCTGGTGCGCACCCGGGGAGCGCGGGTGGAGGATCTGGTGGAGTGCTACCACGACCGGATCCGTGAGAGCGTTTCCAACCACCTGGCGGCGCCGGTGCTCACGGGGCACCACCTGAAGCTCGCCACCCTCCTCGAGGACAGGGGCGGGGCGGAGCCGGAGCACCTGGCGCTGCACTTCCGGGGCGCGGGTGTGCGCGACAAGGCCGGGCGCTACGCGGCCATGGCCGGCGACCGCGCCGCGAGTGCGCTTGCGTTCGAGCGCGCCGCTCAACTGTACCGGGACGCGCTGGAGTGCCTGCCCGGAGAGGTGGCGTTGGTGGAGAAGCGGGCGGACGCGCTCGTCAACGCGGGCCGGTGCGCGGAGGCCGCGCCGCTGTACCTCGATGTGGCGCGGAGTGCCGGGTCCGAGGAGGCGCTCGAGTTGCGCCGGCGCGCCGCCGAGCAGTACCTGGTCAGCGGGTGCATGCGTGAGGGAACCGAGATCCTCAGTCCGCTGGTGACCGAGCTGGGGCTGTCGTACCCGGCGACTCTTCAGGATGCATTGCAAGGAATCATCGAGCACTCCATCCAACTGCAGGGCGGAGGCTACCGGCTCAAGGAGCAGCCGGACGGAGCGGGCTCGCCGTTGTTGCTGCGCCAGGCGGACGTGGCCTGGAGCGCGTCCAAGGGCCTGGGCTCGGTGGACATCCTGCGGGGGGGCTACTACAGCACCCGCAGTACACTGCTTTCCGCCCAGGCGGGGGACGCCAGGCGCACCGCGCGCGGGCTGGCCATCCTCGGCCTGGTCACCGTGGCGCGCGCCACGCCCGCGGATGTCGAGGCGGGCAATCTCATGTTCGCCGAGGGCGAGCGCCTTCTGAGCGCTTTGGGAGATGAGCCGTATCTGACGGGTTTGTACAAGGTGACGCGTGGCACGGCCGAGATGGCGCTTGGCCACTGGCGTGTCGCGGATGGTCTGCTGATGGAAGGCGACCAGCTCTTGCAGGAGCGCTGCGCCGGCATCGCGTGGGAGCTCAGCCAGGCACGCATGTGCGACGTCTATTCGCTCGGGCAATTGGGGCTGCTCCGGGAGGCGGCGAGCCGGGGCAACCGCTGGCTGAGGATCGCCGAGGAGACAGGCGATCTGTTCGGCGGGGTCTCGCTGGAGATCCACACGGGTGATGCCCTGCTGGCGGCGGACCAGCCGGAAGCCGCGATCGAGCAGCTCCGGGGGGCGCTCTCCAAGTGGTCCTCGGAGTTGTTCACGCCCCAGAACCTGTATGGGGTCGTGGATCTGGCGAAGTGCGAGCTGTACAAGGGGGATGCCGCCGCGGCCTGGAAGGTCGTGGATGGTGCGTGGCAGACGGCGCTCGCCGCCAATGCCATGGGCTGGCAGTTCACCCGCGTGCAGGGGCTCTACTTCCACGCGGGAGCCGCGCTGGCGCTGGCGTGTCAGCAGCCCTCGGAGCGTGAGCGGATGCTGGCGATCGTCTCCCAGGAAGCGCAGCAGTTGCAGCAGGAGGGCCGGCACTACTCACGCGCGTCGGCCGCGCTCCTGCTGGCCGGGGCGGCGATGACGCGAGGACAGCCCGAGGAGGCCCTCCGTGAGTTGGAGGCGGCGATCGCGGGCTTCACCGAGGCGGACATGGCGCTCTATGTCGCTTGCGCACGCTGGCACAAGGGGCGGTTGCTCGGCGGAGACGAGGGACGGGCGCTCGTCGCCGAGGCGGAGGCCGTGATGCATGAGCAGGGAATCCGCCACGCCGGGCGCTGGGTGGACGTGTTCGCACCCGGCTTCCCCATGCGATGA
- a CDS encoding TOMM precursor leader peptide-binding protein, producing the protein MAVPRVPVFSRHLQVESIESVGVFLITDEDVVWLGGELYQALVPLADGQRSQEDIVAALEPRYTAAKVYYALERLTQKGCLVEAAPGIPPAEAEYWNGLGVDAASGARALASSRVSLVRAGNAPPDAILEEALAAAGIPLVEHGAGLALVVTDDYLRPSLAELNQEALRSGRPWVLARLMGKVAWLGPYFVPGKTACWECLAQRLRTNRLVFKFIEERRAQGFLPQPGRGSCESSVRAAASLLAMAMVRGLVTGKSGLEDVLVTLDMMALRTEHHTVVRRPQCPACGNPRLMEERQLRPLQLESQRKRFTQDGGHRLTSPEETLRLHQHHVNRLTGVVQQLKPIHTGQGELAPLIDSGPNFARRSQELELLRRTLRNRSTGKGKTWAQARASGLCEAIERYCGVFQGDEARRWDTFRGLGEEALHPQRLLGFSERQYRIREQWNATSASRIHWVPHPFDEGQRVEWSPVWSLTQRRMRYVPTACCYYGYSDGAPAFCWADSNGCAAGNSLEEAILQGFLELAERDAVALWWYNRVRRPRVRLEDFDEPYCHELAKSYQRLGREFWVLDLTTDLGIPSFAAISRDVTRTPERISMGFGAHLEARIGILRALTEMNQFLPLLELAAAGASPGESEFTRWLETATLAQHPYLAPAEGALADTAAYLARPGSEDLREDVERCVGMARRLGLETLVLDQTRPDVGLPVARVIVPGLRHMWPRLGPGRLYDVPVRLGWLSQPTPEEQLNPVGIFI; encoded by the coding sequence ATGGCTGTTCCCCGGGTTCCTGTCTTCAGTCGACACCTCCAGGTCGAGTCCATCGAATCCGTAGGTGTTTTCCTGATCACCGATGAGGATGTCGTCTGGCTTGGCGGCGAGCTTTATCAGGCGCTGGTGCCCCTGGCCGATGGTCAGCGGTCGCAGGAGGATATCGTTGCGGCGCTGGAGCCTCGTTACACAGCCGCGAAGGTGTATTACGCGCTGGAACGCCTGACACAGAAGGGTTGCCTCGTCGAGGCGGCTCCCGGAATCCCTCCCGCGGAGGCCGAGTATTGGAATGGACTTGGAGTGGACGCCGCCAGCGGAGCCCGGGCCCTGGCTTCGTCGCGGGTGTCCCTGGTTCGGGCTGGGAATGCACCCCCCGATGCGATCCTGGAGGAGGCGCTCGCGGCGGCGGGCATTCCGCTCGTCGAGCATGGGGCTGGCCTCGCCCTCGTCGTCACCGATGACTATCTGAGACCTTCCCTCGCGGAGCTGAACCAGGAGGCGTTGCGCTCCGGCAGGCCCTGGGTGCTGGCCCGGCTCATGGGCAAGGTGGCCTGGCTTGGCCCCTATTTCGTGCCAGGGAAGACGGCGTGCTGGGAGTGTCTGGCCCAGCGTCTGCGTACCAACCGCCTTGTTTTCAAGTTCATCGAGGAGCGCCGCGCCCAAGGCTTTCTGCCCCAGCCGGGCCGTGGCTCCTGCGAGAGTTCCGTGCGCGCCGCGGCATCCCTGCTGGCCATGGCCATGGTTCGAGGTCTCGTCACCGGGAAGAGTGGGCTCGAGGATGTTCTCGTCACGCTGGACATGATGGCGCTCCGGACGGAGCACCACACGGTTGTCCGCCGCCCGCAGTGCCCCGCGTGTGGCAATCCCAGACTCATGGAGGAGCGGCAACTCCGCCCACTTCAGCTCGAATCCCAGCGCAAGCGCTTCACCCAGGATGGGGGGCACCGGCTCACCAGCCCCGAGGAGACGCTGCGCCTCCACCAGCACCACGTCAACCGTCTCACGGGGGTGGTCCAGCAGCTCAAACCCATCCACACCGGACAGGGCGAGCTCGCACCCCTCATCGACTCCGGGCCCAACTTCGCCCGCCGTAGCCAGGAGCTGGAACTGCTCAGGCGGACGCTGCGGAATCGGAGCACTGGCAAGGGCAAGACGTGGGCCCAGGCCCGGGCCAGCGGGCTGTGCGAGGCCATTGAGCGCTACTGCGGTGTGTTCCAGGGAGATGAAGCCCGGCGCTGGGACACGTTCCGGGGACTTGGGGAGGAGGCGCTCCATCCCCAGCGCCTGCTTGGCTTCAGTGAGCGGCAGTACCGCATCCGGGAGCAATGGAACGCCACGAGCGCCTCGCGCATCCACTGGGTTCCCCATCCCTTCGATGAGGGCCAGCGGGTGGAATGGTCGCCCGTGTGGTCCCTGACTCAGCGGAGGATGCGCTACGTGCCCACGGCCTGCTGTTACTATGGCTATTCGGACGGCGCTCCCGCCTTCTGCTGGGCGGACTCCAACGGGTGCGCCGCTGGAAACAGCCTGGAAGAAGCCATCCTCCAGGGCTTCCTCGAACTGGCGGAGCGGGATGCGGTCGCCCTCTGGTGGTACAACCGGGTGCGCCGCCCGCGCGTGCGGCTGGAGGACTTCGACGAGCCGTACTGCCATGAGCTGGCGAAGTCCTACCAGCGCCTGGGCCGCGAATTCTGGGTCCTGGACCTCACGACCGATCTGGGCATCCCCTCGTTCGCGGCCATCTCTCGCGATGTGACACGCACTCCCGAACGGATCAGCATGGGTTTCGGAGCCCACCTGGAGGCCCGTATCGGCATCCTCCGGGCGTTGACCGAGATGAACCAGTTCCTTCCGCTGCTGGAGCTCGCGGCCGCGGGAGCTTCTCCTGGCGAGTCCGAGTTCACCCGGTGGCTGGAGACGGCCACGCTGGCCCAGCACCCCTACCTGGCTCCGGCGGAGGGGGCGCTCGCGGACACCGCCGCGTACCTGGCTCGACCCGGGAGCGAGGACCTTCGCGAGGACGTGGAGCGCTGTGTCGGGATGGCGCGGCGGCTCGGATTGGAGACGCTGGTGCTCGACCAGACACGGCCCGACGTCGGTCTCCCGGTGGCCCGGGTCATCGTGCCCGGGTTGCGCCATATGTGGCCGCGGCTGGGCCCCGGGCGTCTCTATGATGTCCCCGTGCGTCTGGGATGGTTGTCCCAGCCCACCCCCGAGGAACAGCTCAACCCGGTGGGTATCTTCATCTGA